From the genome of Papaver somniferum cultivar HN1 chromosome 2, ASM357369v1, whole genome shotgun sequence, one region includes:
- the LOC113347037 gene encoding CBL-interacting serine/threonine-protein kinase 1-like: MVKEVEKLGMRLGKYELGKTLGEGNFAKVKYAQNLESGQIFAVKILEKKKIINLKVNDQIKNEIGTLKLLKHPNVVRLHEVLASKTKIYMVLEYVGGGELFDRIATKGRVSEAVGRQLFQQLIDGVSYCHSKGVYHRDLKLENVLVDVKGNVKITDFGLSALPKHFREDGLLHTTCGSPNYVAPEILANRGYDGATSDVWSCGVILYVTLCGYLPFDDRNLAVLYQKIFKGETQMPKWLSDGAKSLLRRILDPNPVTRITIAEIKEHEWFIQDHIPAIPLDEEENINVDAEAFSIKVAQMDKDKQPGSPTQINAFQLIGMSSCLDLSGFFEKEDASERKIRFTSNYGSKDLLEKIEDIVTKMGFQVQKRNGKLKVSQEHKGQKNHTSLSVAAEMFEISPSLHVVELSKSHGDSSLYRQMCTKLSNDLGIAESKTQLMSQDVFKS; this comes from the exons ATGGTGAAAGAAGTGGAGAAATTGGGAATGCGACTAGGAAAATACGAGCTTGGTAAAACACTTGGTGAAGGGAATTTTGCAAAAGTTAAATACGCTCAGAATCTTGAATCTGGACAGATTTTTGCAGTCAagattttggagaagaagaaaatcattaaCCTCAAAGTTAACGATCAG ATTAAGAATGAGATTGGAACACTGAAACTGTTGAAGCATCCAAATGTTGTCAGATTACATGAA GTCTTAGCAAGTAAGACAAAGATATACATGGTACTTGAATATGTGGGAGGAGGTGAATTGTTTGACAGAATT GCAACAAAAGGGAGGGTTTCGGAAGCTGTTGGTCGACAGCTCTTCCAACAGTTGATTGATGGTGTGAGTTACTGTCATAGTAAAGGTGTTTACCATAGAGATCTTAAG TTGGAGAATGTTCTTGTTGATGTAAAAGGAAACGTAAAGATAACAGATTTTGGTCTAAGTGCTTTGCCTAAACATTTTCGG GAAGATGGACTATTGCATACAACGTGTGGAAGTCCCAACTATGTTGCTCCAGAG attcttgcTAATAGAGGATATGACGGTGCAACATCTGATGTGTGGTCATGTGGTGTCATTTTATATGTTACTCTTTGTGGGTATCTACCTTTTGACGATCGAAATCTAGCAGTTCTATATCAGAAG ATATTTAAAGGGGAAACTCAAATGCCCAAATGGCTTTCAGATGGAGCAAAAAGCTTATTAAGAAGAATTCTTGATCCTAATCCAGTTACCCGAATAACAATTGCTGAAATCAAAGAACATGAATGGTTTATCCAAGATCACATTCCTGCTATTCCCTTGGACGAAGAAGAAAATATTAACGTCGATGCTGAGGCCTTCTCAATAAAAGTAGCG CAAATGGACAAGGATAAACAGCCAGGTTCACCAACCCAAATCAATGCCTTTCAGTTAATTGGAATGTCTTCATGCTTGGATCTTTCGGGCTTTTTTGAGAAAGAG GATGCTTCAGAGAGGAAGATTAGGTTCACTTCCAATTATGGCTCCAAAGATCTACTAGAAAAAATCGAGGATATTGTAACGAAAATGGGATTTCAAGTACAAAAAAGAAATGGAAAG TTAAAAGTGTCGCAAGAACATAAAGGCCAGAAGAACCATACTAGCCTTTCCGTGGCAGCAGAG ATGTTTGAGATCAGTCCATCTCTTCATGTCGTAGAATTAAGTAAATCGCATGGAGATTCGTCATTATACAGACAG ATGTGCACAAAACTATCGAATGATCTCGGAATTGCTGAAAGCAAAACCCAGCTTATGTCCCAAGACGTATTCAAAAGCTAG